ATTTCATGCAAAAAAATTCCTCCTTTCTAAACAAAAAAGCCCTATGTATGCACATAGGGCTGGTAAAAAAACAAACTCAAAGAAACCATGACAAAAAAAGACATACTTCTCCCATCAGTTCTAGTAAGTTTTTCTTCTCCCATCCAGACTTTAACTGTCGGTTCCAGAGTTTCACTGGATCAACCGCAACTATTGCGGGTCACGGACTTCAAGTTATTACTTGTCACCGTCGGTCGGGAATTACACCCTGCCCCGAAGAAATCTATTCAATTAACATATATAGAATACAAGTTAGACATTAATTTGTCAATATTCCAAAAATTTGAATCCAAGTCATGTTCGTTTTGCCTATTTCTTTGTATAAAAAATAACTTGATTCAATGACGTGAACATTTTTTTGCCATAATCTATCATAAAGGCAATACATTACTTATTGAACATCATTTACAGGTCTTTTATTGCCAATAATTCACATTCTGGGATAAATAGTTTTTCTATTGTTTCAACAGAAAAATTCTCTCCATTATTTAGACGATCAACGAATAATAACTTTTGTTCTTTTGTTTTAAATTGGTAACGGATGATATTTCCCAATATAATCTCTTGTTCGTATACAACGTTAACTCCAATACTGTCAGGGATTTGTTGAAAACTGATTATTTCAGGTCTTGCAAAATATTTATCAGATTGGTTAAAATCAATTTTTCCGATTAAATCTGTTAATTGAATTTGATTATAATCCCCAATAAACTCAGCTACAAATTGACTTTTCGGTTGACTATATAATTCTTTTGGTGATGAGACTTGTTTTAATTCGCCTTCTGATAATACATAAATTCGATCACTAATTCTCATAGCTTCTTCCTGATCATGTGTGACAAATATCATTGTTATCCCTAGCTCTTTTTGAATTAAACGTATTTCAAGTTGAAGTTGCTTTCTAATTCGTGCATCTAATGCACTAAGCGGTTCATCTAAAAGTAAAAGTTTCGGTTCCACCACTAATGCTCTAGCCAGAGCGACACGTTGTTGCTGTCCTCCTGAGAGCTGTGGTACATGCCGATCAGAAAACTCAGTCAATTCAACCAATTCAAGGATTTTCTCAACTTTTGCTCTTACTTGCTTTCTATTTACTTTTTTTACATTCAAACCAAACGCAACATTATCATAGACTGTCATCGTTGGAAATAACGCATATTGTTGAAAAACCATTCCAATGTTTCTTTCTCTACTTGCTTTTTCTTGTATTTCTACGTTATCCAAATAAATGGTTCCCGCTTCTGGAATTTCTAGACCAGCAATCGTACGTAACAATGTTGACTTTCCACAACCACTCGGTCCAAGCAATGTTACTAATTCACCTTTCTTTACTGACAATGAAATATCATTTAATACTGGTTTATTATCAAATGATAAGGATAGGTTTTCTAAACGTAGATAGCTCATAGCAGACTCTCCTCAACAGCCGAATTTGTGATTTCCTGACTCATTTTTATTTTTTTAGTTAGTTTAATTTTTTTTAACTGTAGCTTTTGCTTATTCGAAAAATAATAAATAATAATTCCACTCAAGAAAATCATCACGAAATAACATACCATCACCGCACTAGCTAGATGGCCATTTTCATTCATACGACGTAACATATAGATGCGTAACGTTTCAAACCGACCACCAATGAGTAAATTTGTTAAAACATATTCACCAAATACACCAGAAAATACCATAATACTTGATAGGACAATACCAACTCTTAAATTAGGTAAGACCACTTTAAAAATAATTGTAATCATGTTCGAACCAAGCATCTGGCCTGCTTCAATCAATTGTTTAGTATTGATTGCTTGTAAGCTATTACGAATTCCCATATACATGATTGGAGAAATTAATAATGTTCCACATAATACAACAAACATTGGAACTCCTGTTTTAGAGTAAGTTTTTAATAAAGCTGTCACTAAAATCACCCCAGGTATTGCGTAAGGAAGTACTGAAATAGACTGTAATAATTTATCTATTTTAGGATAGTGTAAGTAAATAATAATAACACTTGGAATCATTACAATTAATATCATTACTAAAACTATAGTTGATAAAATGAACGAACGTATAATCGATAAGAAAAAGGCTTGATCATTAAACAACTCATTAAACCAATGAAATGTGAAGTTAGTAGGAAGAAGAGATTTTCCCCACTCATCTCCAAAGGCATACACTCCAGTCATAATTAGAGGCGTTAAATAATATATCCCTAAAATCGTGATGATAATATATGAAAATAAGCGATGATTTCGTTTTATTTTTTTCATGCCAAATCCTTTCTAAGCTTTTTCATAGTATACTGTGATATGAAAATAACACAAATCATACTAACCACAAATACAACTGACAAGGCACTTCCGACATTTGGTTTTGCATAAACATCACCTGCAACTAAAGCAGCAATTCTTGTCGTTATTAACCCAACGTTACTACTAACTAGTGCATAGGCTGTTTCATAGGTTCCCATGCCATTAGCAAATAAAATAGCAAATGTGCCACTAATCGTTGGAACTAAGAATGGAAAGACAACTTTTCTCAAATATAAAAAAGTAGTTGCTCCAAGCATCTCAGCACTTTCCTGCCATTCTTTTTTTACTTTTCTCATTACTGGATAAATAAATAATGTGGCTAATGGTATTTGAAAATAGGTATACGTTAAAACCAACCCTTTCCAAGTATATAAATCAAACGACTTTAGTATAGGAAAAACCATTTTCAACAATCCTGAATTTCCTAAAATAATAATAAAACCGAAAGCCAATGGAATCCCTGCAAAATTAGCGGCCAGATTAGAAAAGAGAGTCAATTTTTCTTGAGCTGATTCTGATAATCCAATCAAAGCATATGAAAAAATGAGAGAACCAACAATACCAATCACGCTTGAGACTGCAGCAATTAAAATGCTGTTACCAAAAGCTTGATAGTAATATGGATTAGTCAGTGCTTGAATGTAATTATTCATACTGAATTCGTTTGTTACGTCTAATTGGAAACTAGCTAAAAACATGAAAATAATCGGAACAAATAAAAACATAATGGCAATAATAAAAAGTGGGAGTAATCCCACCCAGTAGTTCTTTTTTCTAATCATAATAAACTCCTTTTAAGTTAATCCCATTATCTCCGTAATCATTGGCATCAGCTGTAATTGAGATATTTCTGTTTCTTTAGACAATTCAGTCGTGTTATTCAATAGATAAAATGGTACTTCTCTATGTTGTGGTAAACTCCCTCCATGTAATCCATAATCATCCATTCCATGATCAGCTGTAACGATGATTTGATAACCCATTTTTTGCCACTTAGGAACAATTGTTCCGATAATAGTGTCAGCGATATTTACTTGAGTCATATATTCTCTAGAAAGTGCAGTATATTTATGACCAATATCATCAATATTCATCGAATGAACCACCATAAAATCTGGTTCATAGGTTGAAATAATACTATTAGCATCAGCGAATACATGAGAATCAGGATAAGTATCTTCACTGTAAAAAATACCGTGTTGAATTAACTTTGCTTCATCATGTTGAATTCTATCCGTTAATATATTATAAGGTGCTCTATTATATAACTCGCTCATCCAAAAATATCCTGCAACACCTGTCGTTCCACCAGCTTGTTTTACTAACTCAAAGATAGATAGTTCTTTGGACTGTTGTACCACTAAATTAGTGTATATTTCATTTTTATACATAGGCTGCCCCGTCATAATCACTTCATAAAGCGGTCTTGAATTACTAGGCATTTCCGCTACCATTTTTTTTAGCTGTGCTTGCTTATGTTCGACTAAACTGTTTAAAAAACCCATTTGTTTCATCGCAACATCATAACGACAACCATCTAAAATAATCAAAACAACTTTATTTTTTAACATTGACTAAAACCTCACTTTGCCATTTTTCCGGTAGCGTTAGAGCCGTTTTGTCCCAACTTTCATTTGATTCAACTGGCTGAGCACTTTTATATTCCTCATCTTTTAATAATTTACTTGCAACATCTTCTGGTAACTTAACATTTGTACGAATTGGACGAGCATACCCTTTGGCCAAATTAATTTGTCCTTCATCAGATAATATATACTCTCTTGCTAATTTCGCTGCATTTGGATGCGGTGCATTTTTATTTATTATTGTTGTATATCCACTAATAACCGATCCATCCGTTGGAATCCTTACTTCAAATCGGTCTTTATCAATTGTATCTCTATAATTTAGAGCGTTGAAATCCCATAAAATCACAACGTCTGTTTCTCCTTTTTCTATATTTGCTAGAGATGCATCTACAGATGAGATTCGACCTTGTTTTGCTATCTCTTTAAAATAATCTATTCCTGGTTGAATATCTTCTTCATTCCCACCGTTAGCCATAGCTGCCGCTAAAACAGCAAATTGAGCTTGATTCGCTTTTGCCACATCTCCTACAGCTACTTTATAGTTACCGTTTTTTAAATCTTTCCAACTGGTCGGTACGTTTTTAACATTATCTTTATCTACCATAAATGAAATTGTTCCAGTGTAACTAAGCAGCCAGTGCCCTGCGTCATCTTTTGCCCAATCAGGAATATCATCCCAATACGATGTTTTATATGGTAACGTCAACTCTTTACTTACAGCCAAAGGTCCGAAGCTTATTCCAACATCTCCAATATCAGCTGTACCCTTTTCTCCCTCAGATTCAAACTTTGCTAACTCTTCTGCACTAGACATATCTGTATCATTGTGATTAATACCATATTGGCTTTTTATATTCTCCCAAGTTCCAACCCAGTTTGCCCATGTATCAGGCATTCCAACACTGGCGATCTCGCCTTCCTTTTTAGCCTTTTCTATAATTGTTTCTAAATTATCAGTAGTATTGACAGCTGTATCTTTATTTTTGTTTGTTCCTGATGAGCATCCTGTTAACGCTGCAATTATTGCCACTCCTAATAGACCCTTAACTAATTTACCTTTCATCGTAAACCTCACTTTTTAATATTTTTTCAATTATTATTATATTCTTGGACTGTAAATTTATAGCAAAAACTAAGTTTTTTTTTGTAAACAATGTAAATTTTTAGTAAAACGCTATAAAAATCATATTTTGATGATAAACTAATAGCATATAAAAGAAGGAGCGTTGCCTAGTGAATTATTATGATCAACATTTGCACACACATCATTCATTCGATTCAAATGAATCCTTTGAAAATTACTTAGATCGTTTTTGTCCAACTATTTT
The DNA window shown above is from Enterococcus sp. 12C11_DIV0727 and carries:
- a CDS encoding ABC transporter ATP-binding protein is translated as MSYLRLENLSLSFDNKPVLNDISLSVKKGELVTLLGPSGCGKSTLLRTIAGLEIPEAGTIYLDNVEIQEKASRERNIGMVFQQYALFPTMTVYDNVAFGLNVKKVNRKQVRAKVEKILELVELTEFSDRHVPQLSGGQQQRVALARALVVEPKLLLLDEPLSALDARIRKQLQLEIRLIQKELGITMIFVTHDQEEAMRISDRIYVLSEGELKQVSSPKELYSQPKSQFVAEFIGDYNQIQLTDLIGKIDFNQSDKYFARPEIISFQQIPDSIGVNVVYEQEIILGNIIRYQFKTKEQKLLFVDRLNNGENFSVETIEKLFIPECELLAIKDL
- a CDS encoding ABC transporter permease, with amino-acid sequence MKKIKRNHRLFSYIIITILGIYYLTPLIMTGVYAFGDEWGKSLLPTNFTFHWFNELFNDQAFFLSIIRSFILSTIVLVMILIVMIPSVIIIYLHYPKIDKLLQSISVLPYAIPGVILVTALLKTYSKTGVPMFVVLCGTLLISPIMYMGIRNSLQAINTKQLIEAGQMLGSNMITIIFKVVLPNLRVGIVLSSIMVFSGVFGEYVLTNLLIGGRFETLRIYMLRRMNENGHLASAVMVCYFVMIFLSGIIIYYFSNKQKLQLKKIKLTKKIKMSQEITNSAVEESLL
- a CDS encoding ABC transporter permease, whose protein sequence is MIRKKNYWVGLLPLFIIAIMFLFVPIIFMFLASFQLDVTNEFSMNNYIQALTNPYYYQAFGNSILIAAVSSVIGIVGSLIFSYALIGLSESAQEKLTLFSNLAANFAGIPLAFGFIIILGNSGLLKMVFPILKSFDLYTWKGLVLTYTYFQIPLATLFIYPVMRKVKKEWQESAEMLGATTFLYLRKVVFPFLVPTISGTFAILFANGMGTYETAYALVSSNVGLITTRIAALVAGDVYAKPNVGSALSVVFVVSMICVIFISQYTMKKLRKDLA
- a CDS encoding alkaline phosphatase family protein — translated: MLKNKVVLIILDGCRYDVAMKQMGFLNSLVEHKQAQLKKMVAEMPSNSRPLYEVIMTGQPMYKNEIYTNLVVQQSKELSIFELVKQAGGTTGVAGYFWMSELYNRAPYNILTDRIQHDEAKLIQHGIFYSEDTYPDSHVFADANSIISTYEPDFMVVHSMNIDDIGHKYTALSREYMTQVNIADTIIGTIVPKWQKMGYQIIVTADHGMDDYGLHGGSLPQHREVPFYLLNNTTELSKETEISQLQLMPMITEIMGLT
- a CDS encoding ABC transporter substrate-binding protein, which gives rise to MKGKLVKGLLGVAIIAALTGCSSGTNKNKDTAVNTTDNLETIIEKAKKEGEIASVGMPDTWANWVGTWENIKSQYGINHNDTDMSSAEELAKFESEGEKGTADIGDVGISFGPLAVSKELTLPYKTSYWDDIPDWAKDDAGHWLLSYTGTISFMVDKDNVKNVPTSWKDLKNGNYKVAVGDVAKANQAQFAVLAAAMANGGNEEDIQPGIDYFKEIAKQGRISSVDASLANIEKGETDVVILWDFNALNYRDTIDKDRFEVRIPTDGSVISGYTTIINKNAPHPNAAKLAREYILSDEGQINLAKGYARPIRTNVKLPEDVASKLLKDEEYKSAQPVESNESWDKTALTLPEKWQSEVLVNVKK